A window of Halopseudomonas sabulinigri genomic DNA:
CGCACCTTGACCATTTCCTGTTCGCGCAGCAGTTTGATGGCAGCGTCGACCAGGTCGCGGATAATGGATTCCACATCGCGGCCGACATAGCCCACCTCTGTGAACTTGGTCGCTTCTACCTTGATGAAGGGCGCCTGCGCCAGTTTCGCCAGGCGGCGAGCGATTTCGGTCTTGCCGACGCCGGTCGGCCCGATCATCAGAATGTTCTTGGGGGTGACTTCAGCGCGCAGTGCCTCGGGCAGCTGCTGGCGCCGCCAGCGATTGCGCAGGGCAATGGCGACGGCGCGTTTGGCATCCTGCTGGCCGATGATATGGCGATCCAGCTCGTGCACGATTTCACGTGGGGTCATGGACATGCTGATTGCTCCGAACGCCTCAGGTATTGGCGTCCAGCTCCTCGATGGTGGTGTTGCTGTTGGTATAAATGCAGATTTCGCCAGCGATGCCCAGGCTGGATTCAACGATCTCACGAGCAGACAGCTCGGTGTGGCGCAGCAGAGCGGTGGCGGCAGACTGGGCAAATGGCCCGCCTGAACCAATGGCGATCAGGCCGTGCTCGGGCTCAATCACATCGCCGTTGCCGGTGATGATCAAAGAGGCATCCTTGTTGGCAACGGCCAGGAGCGCTTCCAGCTTGCGCAGGGCGCGGTCGGTGCGCCAGTCCTTGGCCAGCTCGACGGCGGCGCGAACCAGGTTGCCCTGGTGTTTTTCCAGTTGCGCTTCAAAGCGCTCGAACAGAGTGAAGGCGTCGGCGGTACCGCCGGCAAACCCGGCGATAACCTGATCCTTGTACAGGCGGCGTACCTTGCGGGCGTTGCCCTTCATCACGGTATTGCCGAGGGAGACCTGGCCGTCGCCACCGATCACGACCTTGCCGTGCCGGCGAACGGATACGATTGTAGTCACGCGCAACTCCTGGTTGGCTGTGGAGAAAGGGGAGGCAAAAGCTTGCCTGAAAACTATCTGGGGGCGGGTGTGGGGATTTCAAGGCGACCTCCCCTGGCGGGCAGAAGAACCGCCCCGGCGGGCGCCGGGGCAGTGCGGTATTACTGGGTGCGTTGCTGCGGCAGCAGGTTCTGGAAGCCGTTACCGCTCAGGGTGCTTTGCGCCTGGGCCAGGCTGCTCTTGTCCTTGAACGGGCCTACCTGCACGCGGTGCCAGGTCTGACCGTCGTTGAGCTTGGCGCTTTCCAGGTGCACATCCATGCCAAGCAGCAGGATCTGCGCGCGCACCTTGTCGGCGTCGGCCTGTTGCTTGAACGAGCCAGCTTGCAGGTAATAGCGGATTTTGTCGTCGGCGCTGTCGGGTTCTGCCGGCGTGGCGGGCGGCTCGACCTTGCCGGTGTTCTGCGGCACCACCACCTCGGACTCGGGCAGCAGAGTGTAGAAGTCGTAGGTCGGCTGTTGCGCGGGTGCCGGCTTGGCCGGGGCATTGGCAGGCTTGGGCGGCGGCGGGCTGCGCTTGACGTTGTCGTGGCCCGGCTCCAGCTGGAACAGGAAGGCCACGAACAGGCCGATCACCAGGCCACTGACCAGCCACAGCCAGCCGGGAATTCCCTTGCGTCTGGCGGCGGGTTGCGCGCGGCTGGCGCCGCGGCGGGGGGCTTTGCGTCCTTTTGCCATGCGGGTTACATGCGCTCCAATGTGGTAATGCCGAGCAGGTTAAGGCCTTGCTGCAGGGTGCGTCCAGTCAGGGCGGCGAGGCGCAGGCGGCTGTCGCGCTGAGCCTGACTGTCGGCCGCCAGAATCGGGCACTGTTCGTAGAAGCCCGAGAAACGTCCGGCCAGTTCATACAGATAGTGGCAGAGTACGTGGGGAGTGCCCTCGCGGGCAACATAGTTGAGTGTGTTGCCGAACTGCGCCAGGTGCGCACCCAGTTCCACTTCGGCCGGCGCCTCGAGCACCAGTGGTGCCAGGTCATCGAGTTGCGTCATTGGCCGCTCCAGCTTGCGGAACACGCTGGCCACGCGGGTGTAGGCGTACATCAGGTAGGGCGCGGTGTTGCCATCGAAGCTGAGCATCAAGTCGAAGTTGAAGCTGTAGTCGCTGCTGCGATGCTTGGACAGGTCGGCGTATTTGACCGCGCCAATGCCCACGGCGCGGGCGATCTCGCGCAGCTCGCCGGCGCTTAGCTCGGGATTCTTTTCGGCGACCAGGGTGTGTGCTCGCTCTTCGGCCTCGTCCAGCAGGTCGGTCAGTTTGACGGTGCCGCCGTCGCGGGTCTTGAACGGGCGGCCGTCGGCGCCGTTCATGGTGCCAAAACCCATGTGCTCCAACTGCATGTCCGCCGGCACAAACCCGGCCTTGCGCGCTACGGCAAACACCTGCTGAAAATGCAGCGCCTGACGTTGGTCGACAAAGTACAGCACGCGGTCGGCGTGCAGTTGCTCGTGCCGGTAG
This region includes:
- the hslV gene encoding ATP-dependent protease subunit HslV, whose translation is MTTIVSVRRHGKVVIGGDGQVSLGNTVMKGNARKVRRLYKDQVIAGFAGGTADAFTLFERFEAQLEKHQGNLVRAAVELAKDWRTDRALRKLEALLAVANKDASLIITGNGDVIEPEHGLIAIGSGGPFAQSAATALLRHTELSAREIVESSLGIAGEICIYTNSNTTIEELDANT
- a CDS encoding SPOR domain-containing protein; translated protein: MAKGRKAPRRGASRAQPAARRKGIPGWLWLVSGLVIGLFVAFLFQLEPGHDNVKRSPPPPKPANAPAKPAPAQQPTYDFYTLLPESEVVVPQNTGKVEPPATPAEPDSADDKIRYYLQAGSFKQQADADKVRAQILLLGMDVHLESAKLNDGQTWHRVQVGPFKDKSSLAQAQSTLSGNGFQNLLPQQRTQ